Proteins encoded within one genomic window of Sulfurovum sp. XGS-02:
- a CDS encoding DUF3450 family protein: MGKMTRLISLSAALAISSTMLHAAKDDSMVQSIMELRSQVESLYTNIDDNKEAYKAQMKSYALQTSDNEAQINRQETSLKLTQQNIEKTEKKLETMGSATVDLKPVVNEALMALEKEIKRGIPFKVEERVAALHQIKDDLKNGNISQEKALALTWASYDDALRLTKEIGQFKQEIILDGKATMAKIAKVGSVMMFFATPDERIGYVKQDGDTYSYEVTKDSTERDQIIGLFDALQKQIRTGYFTLPNALLLRGVN, translated from the coding sequence ATGGGAAAAATGACAAGACTGATCTCTTTATCAGCAGCTCTAGCTATTTCAAGTACAATGCTTCATGCAGCAAAAGATGACAGCATGGTTCAATCGATCATGGAGCTCAGATCACAGGTAGAATCTCTCTATACAAACATCGATGATAATAAAGAAGCATACAAAGCACAAATGAAGTCCTACGCACTTCAAACCTCTGATAATGAAGCACAGATCAATAGACAAGAAACTTCATTGAAGCTTACACAACAAAATATTGAAAAAACAGAAAAAAAGCTAGAAACGATGGGAAGTGCTACGGTAGACCTTAAGCCTGTTGTCAATGAAGCACTTATGGCCCTTGAAAAAGAGATCAAAAGGGGCATCCCTTTCAAAGTAGAAGAGAGAGTAGCTGCACTTCATCAGATCAAAGATGATCTTAAAAATGGAAATATTTCACAAGAGAAGGCACTTGCCTTGACCTGGGCGAGCTACGATGATGCATTGCGTCTGACAAAAGAGATCGGGCAGTTCAAACAGGAGATCATACTTGATGGAAAAGCCACTATGGCAAAGATCGCCAAAGTGGGCTCAGTGATGATGTTCTTTGCAACACCGGATGAGAGGATCGGGTATGTGAAACAAGATGGAGATACGTACAGTTATGAAGTCACAAAAGATAGTACTGAACGTGATCAGATCATTGGTCTTTTTGATGCATTGCAAAAACAGATCCGTACAGGGTACTTTACCTTGCCCAACGCACTATTACTCAGAGGGGTTAACTAA
- a CDS encoding MotA/TolQ/ExbB proton channel family protein — protein sequence MRSIEAEMLSPFELIGRFVELMNTGGVVMWVLFVLNFFLWYGLGYRYFILNRGTKGNVRRLINKHEKRGEAQAMRGMLDYAVSDALQAAQEAKAIGANVRKHISGVLLPYYSDVNSYRIMIKTIVVLAPLVGLLGTVMGMIETFDALQSSSMFAQGASISGGISKALFTTELGLVVAVPGLIIGRVLDRKAERYELEFEQITDIISTKDAE from the coding sequence ATGAGAAGTATAGAGGCTGAGATGCTTTCGCCATTTGAGTTAATCGGCAGATTTGTTGAGCTTATGAATACCGGAGGAGTGGTCATGTGGGTACTTTTTGTACTCAACTTTTTTCTTTGGTATGGTCTGGGATATCGTTATTTTATTCTCAATAGAGGGACTAAAGGGAATGTCCGCCGTTTGATCAATAAGCATGAAAAAAGAGGTGAAGCACAGGCTATGAGGGGTATGCTTGATTATGCTGTATCCGATGCATTGCAAGCAGCGCAAGAGGCCAAAGCGATCGGAGCCAATGTGAGAAAACATATTAGTGGGGTATTACTGCCGTACTATAGCGATGTAAACAGCTATAGAATTATGATCAAGACGATCGTTGTACTTGCTCCACTGGTAGGTTTACTTGGAACAGTGATGGGAATGATCGAAACATTTGATGCACTGCAAAGCAGTTCTATGTTTGCCCAGGGAGCCAGTATTTCAGGTGGTATCTCTAAAGCTCTTTTTACCACTGAGCTTGGATTGGTTGTTGCCGTCCCTGGATTGATTATAGGACGTGTGCTTGACAGAAAGGCAGAACGTTATGAACTTGAATTTGAACAGATCACAGATATTATATCCACGAAGGATGCAGAATGA
- a CDS encoding YbaB/EbfC family nucleoid-associated protein, whose product MFEGFDLSNMGKMMEQMQEKAKELQEQAKNIQFTAKAGGGLIELTANGAGEVIDLTIDDSLLEDKESLQILLISAMNDVNKMIEDNKKSQAMGMMGGMNPFGS is encoded by the coding sequence ATGTTTGAAGGCTTTGACTTGAGCAACATGGGTAAGATGATGGAGCAGATGCAAGAAAAAGCAAAAGAGTTACAAGAGCAGGCTAAAAATATACAGTTTACCGCAAAAGCAGGTGGAGGCCTTATCGAACTGACTGCAAATGGTGCCGGCGAAGTGATAGATCTTACGATAGATGATTCTTTGTTGGAAGACAAGGAGTCCTTACAGATACTTCTTATCTCTGCGATGAATGATGTCAATAAAATGATAGAAGACAATAAAAAATCCCAGGCGATGGGTATGATGGGTGGAATGAATCCGTTCGGATCCTAA
- a CDS encoding carboxypeptidase regulatory-like domain-containing protein — protein MKKLVQLLLLMILPLTVVASELKEGTLSVLLFSEGKPLPNNEIKVDGKKVFKTDKDGVVKIALIAGRHQIEIFGKNAAGENLGYFKKPVSIKEGRDTEMIATLSKTGADSIDIDIPVAVAASVERKEEIVTGEGTLRGQVLSSEGNTPISGARVFVRGTAVDVRTDVNGRFSAKVPSGKTLSISVVHSAYSAQTIGGIVVKKDGTTSRTVKLTPASMELEEFVVLAPKIEGSIADVMAEEKNINAVANILGSEELSKKGDSDAAAALKRVTGVTLVDGRNIYVRGLGERYSNVELNSLPLPSPNPLKRTVPLDIFPSSVIGSMKVQKSASADIPSSFGGGYIDIRTKEKFDEDFIKISLEGKLNNYTGEATVDSLGSGSDWTGYDHSFRSIPQPILDATEVRVGERTPTFTTRDFTPEELSAYTRMYINRFYNVYESTLLPGFGGSVEGAKNFDINEDHHLTIYGNYSYSQDRVYRPEEFFGYDYDADGNQIPEATKYGTIDQTTMDISHGGMLNIGYNYLDVLTLKYTKLYTNNAVKTTRVTDGIIGSNYSHMTYYNLNWEQREMNVDQISGDFDYKLFDMDSNFNFGLQRSTAEFYQPNNYQYIYITEGDVTFNDNTQSNHLANRVTSDDTLNALYLKNKHEVEIFNPDEYIEYGINISSKERVSRQRKYYLDKTNNLAVTDRELFSDIDTIYSNYVIPDYPYDYRLFQIATLFKAEDSFNGYVDETSPYISWMSRPSEDVEMVLGLRYVNLEQKIDQFKLDKSNPDFSQRNNVILVPQTLKVDDYFPSLSIKYKHDDKNIFDLAASKTYIMPDMREFTEGEYFHPFDVATIVGNPELVNTIIYNFDLKYSYFFSENENVKLGLFYKYMDKPIEDVMRPSTSLPIYSFDNTDSATLYGFEIDGRKNLDFINPKWFNYYFSGNFSYNYSEVSLTEEQKEIFTSDTRDLQGLSPYVVNFTFGYENDNRSALLNLNHMAERIRKVGVIDGPNKELDQYEVPATLLDFVWIEKFNYGYDFETRIKAGNLLDEEVVWRQGDGITRKFKNGRTLSLKISAKF, from the coding sequence ATGAAGAAATTAGTGCAATTATTGCTTTTAATGATCCTACCATTGACAGTAGTAGCAAGTGAATTAAAAGAGGGTACGCTTTCGGTGTTGCTTTTTAGTGAGGGGAAACCCTTACCTAATAATGAAATAAAGGTGGATGGTAAAAAGGTTTTCAAGACAGATAAGGATGGTGTTGTTAAGATAGCGCTTATCGCGGGTAGACACCAGATAGAAATCTTTGGTAAAAATGCGGCAGGTGAAAACCTGGGATACTTTAAAAAACCTGTTTCTATCAAAGAGGGAAGAGATACAGAAATGATAGCTACACTCTCTAAAACTGGGGCAGATAGTATCGATATCGATATACCTGTTGCTGTAGCAGCATCTGTTGAGAGAAAAGAAGAAATAGTCACGGGAGAAGGAACACTTAGAGGTCAGGTACTCTCTTCAGAGGGCAATACACCTATTTCTGGGGCTAGAGTCTTTGTTAGAGGTACGGCAGTAGATGTGAGGACAGATGTGAATGGCCGCTTTTCTGCCAAAGTACCCTCAGGAAAAACGTTGAGCATCTCTGTCGTGCATTCAGCCTATAGTGCACAGACGATCGGAGGAATAGTGGTTAAAAAAGATGGTACCACCTCAAGAACAGTAAAGTTAACCCCAGCGAGTATGGAGTTGGAAGAGTTTGTCGTCCTTGCTCCAAAGATCGAAGGTAGTATCGCAGATGTTATGGCTGAAGAAAAAAATATCAATGCAGTTGCGAATATACTTGGTTCGGAAGAGTTAAGCAAAAAAGGGGACTCGGATGCAGCTGCAGCACTTAAGAGAGTGACAGGTGTTACTTTGGTGGATGGTAGAAATATTTATGTAAGAGGTTTAGGGGAACGATATTCAAATGTAGAGCTAAACTCATTACCGTTACCTTCACCTAATCCATTAAAGAGAACGGTTCCTTTAGATATTTTCCCTTCGTCAGTCATTGGTTCCATGAAAGTGCAAAAGAGTGCTTCTGCTGATATCCCTAGTAGTTTTGGTGGAGGGTATATAGATATCAGAACCAAAGAGAAGTTTGATGAAGACTTTATCAAAATATCTTTAGAAGGAAAGCTCAATAACTATACGGGGGAAGCAACAGTAGACTCTCTTGGATCAGGTTCCGACTGGACGGGATATGACCATAGTTTTAGAAGTATTCCTCAACCTATTTTAGATGCTACTGAGGTAAGAGTAGGTGAGAGAACACCTACCTTTACTACAAGGGACTTCACCCCGGAAGAATTGTCAGCGTATACTAGAATGTACATTAACCGTTTTTATAACGTCTATGAATCAACATTGTTGCCTGGCTTTGGGGGTTCTGTTGAAGGAGCTAAAAATTTTGATATCAATGAAGACCATCATCTAACAATTTATGGGAATTATTCTTATTCTCAGGACAGGGTCTATAGACCTGAAGAGTTCTTTGGGTATGACTATGATGCTGATGGAAATCAAATACCTGAAGCTACAAAATATGGTACCATAGATCAGACCACCATGGACATTTCACATGGCGGTATGCTGAACATTGGTTACAATTACCTGGATGTATTGACACTAAAGTATACAAAACTCTATACGAATAATGCTGTAAAAACCACAAGGGTTACAGATGGTATTATCGGGTCAAACTATTCGCATATGACATATTATAATTTGAACTGGGAACAGAGAGAAATGAATGTGGATCAAATTAGTGGAGATTTTGATTATAAGCTCTTTGATATGGACTCTAATTTTAATTTTGGGTTGCAAAGAAGTACGGCTGAATTCTATCAGCCAAATAACTATCAGTATATCTATATTACAGAGGGGGATGTCACATTTAATGATAATACTCAAAGTAACCATTTGGCAAACCGTGTAACCTCTGATGATACATTGAATGCTTTGTATCTTAAAAATAAACATGAGGTTGAAATTTTTAATCCTGACGAGTACATTGAGTATGGAATCAATATTTCATCTAAAGAGAGAGTCTCTAGACAGCGGAAGTATTATCTTGACAAGACTAATAATCTAGCGGTAACCGATCGTGAACTATTCTCAGATATAGATACAATTTATAGTAACTATGTCATACCTGATTATCCATATGATTATAGATTATTTCAGATTGCCACACTTTTTAAGGCAGAGGATTCTTTTAATGGATATGTAGATGAAACCAGTCCTTATATTTCATGGATGAGCAGACCTAGCGAAGATGTTGAAATGGTATTGGGACTTAGATATGTAAATCTAGAGCAGAAGATAGATCAATTCAAATTGGATAAATCAAACCCTGATTTTTCACAAAGAAATAATGTTATCTTAGTGCCCCAGACACTCAAAGTTGATGATTATTTTCCCTCATTAAGTATTAAGTATAAACATGATGACAAAAATATTTTTGATCTGGCAGCATCAAAAACTTATATCATGCCAGATATGAGAGAGTTTACTGAAGGTGAGTATTTTCATCCGTTTGATGTTGCTACGATTGTAGGAAACCCTGAGCTTGTTAACACAATTATTTATAATTTTGATCTAAAATACAGTTATTTTTTCTCAGAAAATGAAAATGTGAAACTGGGACTTTTTTATAAGTATATGGATAAACCGATAGAAGATGTAATGAGGCCATCTACATCATTACCTATTTATTCTTTTGACAATACTGATTCAGCAACATTGTATGGTTTTGAAATTGATGGAAGAAAAAACTTGGATTTTATCAACCCGAAATGGTTTAACTATTATTTTTCGGGTAATTTCTCTTATAATTATTCCGAAGTCTCTTTAACTGAAGAGCAAAAAGAAATTTTTACATCGGATACAAGAGATCTGCAAGGATTATCACCATATGTTGTGAATTTTACCTTTGGGTATGAAAATGACAATAGATCGGCTCTTCTGAATTTAAATCATATGGCAGAGCGTATTCGTAAGGTGGGTGTGATTGATGGACCAAACAAAGAGTTAGATCAGTATGAGGTACCTGCGACACTTTTGGATTTTGTGTGGATAGAAAAATTCAACTATGGATATGATTTTGAAACGAGGATCAAAGCAGGGAACCTATTAGACGAAGAAGTTGTTTGGAGACAAGGAGATGGTATAACAAGAAAATTCAAGAATGGAAGAACTTTGAGCTTGAAAATATCTGCTAAATTCTAA
- a CDS encoding energy transducer TonB, protein MANKQFNRDRAKSYALWSMGIGAFLMMVLVVSFNAKVEKKEKKVKDPMRYMKMAKQPPKMEKPKPKPKPKPKAQPKAPLPDLGAMLGGIAMNIPEFATGDIIGDGSSLLGDMAADAAMSEGTVDSKPRVISRAPLEYPSAAAKKHIKGYVVVNLLIGKDGSVELAKVIASSPAGVFDQAALRGIRNWRFAPAKYKGNPVKVWAKQKVRFDFN, encoded by the coding sequence ATGGCCAATAAACAGTTTAATAGAGATCGTGCCAAATCATATGCCTTATGGTCAATGGGAATCGGTGCTTTTTTGATGATGGTGCTTGTAGTGTCATTTAATGCAAAGGTCGAGAAGAAAGAGAAAAAAGTCAAGGACCCTATGCGTTATATGAAGATGGCAAAACAGCCGCCAAAAATGGAGAAGCCAAAGCCAAAACCAAAACCAAAACCTAAAGCACAGCCAAAAGCACCGTTGCCGGATCTTGGGGCGATGCTTGGCGGGATTGCTATGAATATCCCTGAGTTTGCTACAGGGGATATCATAGGCGACGGCAGTAGCCTTTTAGGTGATATGGCAGCAGATGCAGCGATGAGTGAAGGCACGGTTGACAGTAAACCAAGAGTGATTTCACGTGCACCATTGGAGTATCCTTCTGCAGCGGCTAAAAAGCATATCAAAGGGTATGTGGTTGTGAACCTGCTTATCGGTAAAGACGGAAGTGTGGAACTGGCAAAAGTGATCGCTTCCAGTCCTGCAGGTGTATTTGACCAGGCAGCACTGAGAGGTATAAGAAACTGGCGTTTTGCTCCGGCAAAATATAAAGGCAATCCTGTCAAAGTGTGGGCGAAACAGAAAGTCCGCTTTGATTTTAATTAA
- a CDS encoding lipopolysaccharide assembly protein LapB has translation MLKKIITLSFVLFSVMTLQAQEPEEQTIDHMEIATIMYYDGKYDKALEELQMAKDSHTKIGWDKYYNMRGLIFLKNENYDSSIHAFRKAIVSTQQKVYDPPVEEKAKREYLFSAFSSKKKEEASVVKKPAFDPEKLRKDQIEEIYIYLSQAYYRAEQYIKAVHALDAAGEKGRARASLFTLRAECYWKADQKGAAIDALSRGAKLFPEDAMLLKQKFYYFAELKLYQASIAAAKAYMKKLPANAQEYISLGQMLQSGGEAEEAIKVLEEAKLKFPSSAKVHILLGHYYNQKDMPHITADLFEKGSLYDANYLKEAAEMYRRNGELAHALYLNSMMTDKAEKTKQKVAIFIGKGEFEKIIGLKDALDRYGLLQNDNMRYALAYSYYMAKDYDSAEAHLKKIEDDELFSKSTVIRKNIEKCRSNSLECI, from the coding sequence ATGTTGAAAAAAATTATTACATTATCATTTGTTCTTTTCTCTGTTATGACACTTCAGGCACAAGAGCCTGAAGAGCAGACGATCGATCATATGGAGATCGCGACCATTATGTATTATGATGGAAAGTACGACAAGGCTCTTGAAGAGCTACAGATGGCAAAAGATTCCCATACAAAGATCGGGTGGGATAAATACTATAATATGAGAGGATTGATCTTTTTGAAAAATGAGAATTACGACTCCTCCATTCATGCCTTCAGAAAGGCGATTGTTTCAACTCAACAAAAGGTGTATGACCCACCGGTGGAAGAGAAGGCTAAAAGAGAGTATCTATTTAGTGCTTTCTCTTCAAAGAAGAAAGAAGAAGCATCTGTAGTAAAAAAACCTGCATTTGATCCGGAGAAATTGAGAAAAGATCAGATAGAAGAGATCTATATCTATCTGTCTCAGGCATATTATAGGGCTGAACAGTATATCAAAGCGGTACATGCACTGGATGCAGCAGGAGAAAAAGGACGTGCCCGTGCCTCCCTGTTTACGCTTAGAGCAGAGTGTTACTGGAAGGCTGATCAAAAAGGTGCTGCGATCGATGCATTGAGTAGAGGGGCAAAGCTTTTCCCTGAAGATGCAATGTTGTTGAAACAGAAGTTTTACTATTTTGCGGAGTTAAAGCTCTATCAAGCTTCGATCGCTGCAGCAAAAGCCTATATGAAGAAGCTACCGGCAAATGCACAGGAGTATATCTCTCTAGGACAGATGCTTCAAAGCGGTGGCGAGGCAGAAGAAGCGATCAAAGTGCTTGAAGAGGCAAAGTTGAAGTTTCCCTCTTCGGCCAAAGTACACATACTGCTTGGACATTACTATAACCAAAAAGATATGCCTCATATCACTGCCGATCTATTTGAGAAGGGTTCTTTGTATGATGCGAATTATCTTAAAGAAGCCGCAGAGATGTACAGAAGAAACGGTGAACTTGCACATGCATTGTATCTCAACTCAATGATGACGGATAAAGCAGAAAAGACCAAACAGAAAGTTGCGATCTTTATCGGGAAAGGTGAGTTTGAGAAGATCATTGGACTTAAAGATGCTTTGGATAGATATGGTCTTTTGCAAAATGACAATATGCGATATGCATTAGCATATTCATACTATATGGCCAAAGATTATGATAGTGCAGAAGCACATCTTAAAAAGATTGAAGATGATGAACTCTTCTCTAAATCAACGGTGATCCGTAAAAATATTGAAAAATGTAGAAGTAACAGTCTGGAGTGTATATAG
- a CDS encoding UDP-N-acetylmuramoyl-L-alanyl-D-glutamate--2,6-diaminopimelate ligase: MKLDFQKDGYLFLTDDTSKLDKDTIFLRTAQNSRYYETLEPKPETLTVDELISFWGLEKMKVVGVTGTNGKTTVTAAIYSFLLDLDEKPALQGTRGLFAQEKRIEEKSMTTPSILETLHNMKQTMDLGCNYFIMEVSSHAIDQNRIEGLTFALKVHTNVTSDHLDYHGTVEEYRRVKSLFFADESPKLLNKDDIKNITYNPIGAQSYGVDEPATFKVQAFSLLHGITAGIKHLQNEATFHSPMVGLFNLFNLMAAIGTVQMLTGKNIEEICEVVEYFAGVSGRMEVVSRDPLVIVDFAHTDDGMYQVLESMKDRDISVVFGAGGNRDREKRPRMGAVAGRYANKIYVTSDNPRDEVPEMILEDILLGLHGKDHVTATPDRRLAIKMALDALEENEVLLILGKGDEDYQEIKGVKYLFDDREVVRELLKERT; this comes from the coding sequence GTGAAATTGGATTTCCAAAAAGATGGTTATCTTTTTCTAACAGATGATACAAGCAAACTCGATAAAGATACGATCTTTTTAAGAACGGCACAAAACAGTCGCTATTATGAAACATTAGAGCCCAAGCCGGAAACACTTACCGTCGATGAACTGATCTCTTTTTGGGGACTCGAAAAGATGAAAGTGGTAGGTGTTACTGGGACGAACGGTAAAACGACGGTAACCGCCGCAATCTACTCTTTTTTGCTTGATCTGGACGAGAAGCCGGCACTGCAAGGGACTCGTGGCCTATTCGCTCAGGAAAAGCGTATAGAAGAGAAGAGCATGACCACGCCTTCCATCCTGGAAACACTGCACAATATGAAACAGACAATGGATTTGGGATGTAACTACTTCATCATGGAAGTCAGTTCCCATGCGATAGATCAAAACCGCATAGAGGGTTTGACCTTTGCCCTCAAGGTCCATACCAATGTCACCTCTGACCATTTGGATTATCATGGGACCGTTGAAGAGTACAGACGGGTAAAGAGTCTCTTTTTTGCAGATGAATCACCCAAGTTACTCAATAAAGACGACATTAAAAACATTACATATAACCCCATAGGTGCGCAGAGTTACGGTGTGGATGAACCGGCAACCTTTAAGGTACAGGCCTTTTCGTTACTGCATGGCATTACGGCAGGGATCAAACATCTACAGAACGAAGCCACATTCCACTCTCCTATGGTAGGCCTCTTTAATCTCTTTAACCTGATGGCAGCCATAGGTACGGTGCAGATGTTAACGGGAAAAAACATAGAAGAGATATGTGAAGTGGTGGAGTACTTTGCAGGGGTTTCAGGGCGTATGGAAGTAGTGAGTCGAGACCCACTTGTGATCGTAGATTTTGCACATACTGATGACGGGATGTACCAAGTGCTTGAGTCAATGAAAGACAGAGATATTTCAGTGGTCTTTGGTGCAGGCGGTAACAGAGACAGAGAGAAACGTCCTCGTATGGGAGCAGTTGCTGGCAGGTATGCGAACAAGATCTATGTGACCAGTGACAACCCTCGGGATGAAGTACCCGAAATGATCCTGGAAGATATTTTATTGGGATTACATGGCAAAGACCATGTCACGGCGACCCCGGACAGAAGACTCGCCATAAAGATGGCACTGGATGCACTCGAAGAGAATGAAGTACTGCTCATACTCGGCAAAGGGGATGAAGATTATCAGGAGATCAAAGGGGTGAAATACCTTTTTGATGACAGGGAAGTGGTACGCGAATTGCTAAAAGAGAGAACCTGA
- the panD gene encoding aspartate 1-decarboxylase, whose translation MNITMLYSKIHRATVTDANLNYVGSITIDQELLDAANMRVGQKIDIVNVNNGERFSTYIIPGEPGKKDICLNGAAARKVHKGDKIIIIAYATMSEEEANAHLPKIVILDDDNSIAEEFEGLE comes from the coding sequence ATGAATATTACAATGCTTTATTCTAAAATACATAGAGCGACAGTAACAGATGCAAACTTGAATTATGTAGGCTCTATTACCATTGATCAAGAACTTTTAGATGCAGCAAATATGCGTGTCGGACAAAAGATCGATATCGTGAATGTCAATAACGGTGAACGTTTTTCTACCTATATCATCCCTGGTGAACCAGGTAAAAAAGATATCTGTTTGAATGGTGCCGCAGCAAGAAAAGTACATAAAGGCGACAAGATCATCATTATTGCCTATGCAACGATGAGTGAAGAAGAGGCAAATGCGCATTTGCCAAAAATCGTCATACTAGACGATGACAATAGCATCGCAGAAGAGTTTGAGGGCCTAGAGTAA
- a CDS encoding MotA/TolQ/ExbB proton channel family protein, with the protein MKALSITKLFFVFVAFVSLSTATQAGELERAYQKEYAFLKAQKAELEKRLETDQVQHANDIQASKERVEVLQAQLLEVSEKTKVSSEKLEKLTKILAEKEDNGGLTGNVVNQARLALEPYGVKVSDDNKTNNVEKIKQAFGSSIKLYSELSSLRNEKGEFYLPDGKKVEGDIVKVGNIAAYGIAKEAAGALAPAGDGAYKLWNAVGSSDDAKAMFAKEKTETIDIFAYENLDKEVDYVTEKSFVDTMEDGGVIGYIIFALGLFGLILLGLRVINLMRASTNVQDITQIVVEKVESGKKDEALDAIKGYEGSTARVIKSTLRNIDKNREHVEDVIMENILNESTQIDKFGSFVLVIAAVAPLMGLLGTVTGMIETFEVITEFGTGDPKLLSGGISAALVTTMQGLIVAIPLLLIGNLLSGWAQSIKDSMEQKALHIVNLYEKYRG; encoded by the coding sequence ATGAAAGCATTATCTATTACTAAACTATTTTTCGTGTTTGTAGCATTTGTATCACTTTCGACAGCTACACAAGCAGGTGAACTTGAGAGAGCATACCAAAAAGAGTATGCATTTCTAAAGGCGCAAAAAGCGGAACTTGAAAAGAGACTTGAAACAGACCAGGTACAGCATGCAAATGATATTCAAGCGTCCAAAGAGAGAGTAGAGGTACTTCAGGCACAACTGCTTGAAGTATCTGAAAAGACAAAAGTAAGTAGTGAAAAACTGGAAAAACTTACAAAGATACTGGCAGAGAAAGAGGACAATGGAGGGCTTACCGGTAATGTGGTCAATCAGGCGCGTTTGGCACTTGAACCCTATGGTGTGAAAGTTTCAGATGATAATAAAACAAATAATGTAGAAAAGATCAAGCAGGCATTTGGCAGCTCTATAAAACTCTATAGTGAACTCTCTTCTTTGAGAAATGAAAAAGGTGAATTCTATCTTCCGGATGGGAAAAAAGTGGAAGGTGATATCGTAAAAGTAGGGAATATCGCTGCATATGGTATCGCTAAAGAAGCTGCCGGGGCACTTGCACCTGCAGGTGATGGTGCCTATAAACTATGGAATGCTGTGGGTTCATCTGACGATGCTAAAGCGATGTTTGCTAAAGAAAAGACTGAAACGATAGATATCTTTGCCTATGAAAACCTTGATAAAGAGGTAGATTATGTGACGGAGAAGAGCTTTGTAGATACGATGGAAGATGGTGGTGTCATCGGGTATATCATTTTTGCACTTGGGCTCTTTGGTTTGATTCTTTTAGGATTAAGAGTGATCAACCTGATGAGAGCAAGTACGAATGTGCAAGACATTACTCAGATCGTGGTAGAAAAAGTTGAGAGTGGCAAAAAGGATGAAGCACTGGATGCGATCAAAGGATATGAAGGATCTACAGCAAGAGTGATCAAGTCTACACTTAGAAATATTGATAAAAATAGAGAGCATGTTGAAGATGTCATTATGGAAAATATCCTCAATGAAAGTACACAGATCGACAAATTTGGTAGTTTTGTACTGGTTATAGCAGCGGTTGCTCCGCTGATGGGACTGTTGGGTACCGTTACAGGAATGATCGAAACATTTGAAGTGATCACAGAGTTTGGTACAGGTGACCCTAAATTGCTTTCAGGAGGTATCTCTGCAGCGCTTGTGACAACCATGCAAGGTCTTATCGTAGCTATTCCGCTTTTGTTGATCGGAAACCTCCTTTCTGGCTGGGCACAGAGTATTAAGGATTCTATGGAGCAAAAAGCATTGCACATAGTAAACCTTTATGAGAAGTATAGAGGCTGA
- a CDS encoding ferredoxin, with the protein MVPGTIPQPAFYIFKCQQSAPPGMPKPSCVKADDQESQELFQYLAQKLMQKGIMPAVTPIQTGCLNRCQLGPVMLVEPGHTMYVGLTKEKMDRIIDEHIIGGNVVEEYVIPAEMWGEPLSPASMAR; encoded by the coding sequence ATGGTACCAGGTACTATACCACAACCAGCATTTTATATCTTCAAATGTCAGCAGTCAGCACCTCCGGGGATGCCAAAACCATCTTGTGTGAAAGCAGATGACCAAGAGTCACAAGAACTTTTTCAGTACCTTGCGCAGAAATTGATGCAAAAAGGGATCATGCCCGCAGTAACACCAATTCAGACCGGGTGTCTCAACCGTTGTCAACTAGGTCCGGTAATGCTTGTTGAGCCAGGGCATACTATGTATGTAGGTTTGACAAAAGAGAAAATGGACAGAATTATTGATGAGCATATCATCGGTGGAAATGTTGTAGAAGAGTATGTGATCCCAGCTGAAATGTGGGGAGAACCTCTATCACCTGCAAGTATGGCTCGTTAA
- a CDS encoding biopolymer transporter ExbD, giving the protein MRIRPKKQEVDNVDVSPLIDMVFILLIFFMVTTTFVKDMKLDLDRPSAASASKSDAKVVRVYIDNTSQVYIDNQPVQLWAIQSKLRDLLRTSTEKSVLVISDDTIPVETLIDVVDECRMSGAKDVAVSTSKEMG; this is encoded by the coding sequence ATGAGAATTAGACCAAAGAAACAAGAAGTAGACAATGTAGACGTATCACCATTGATCGATATGGTTTTTATCCTATTGATCTTTTTTATGGTAACGACTACGTTTGTCAAAGATATGAAACTGGACCTTGATCGTCCGTCTGCCGCGAGTGCCAGTAAGTCAGATGCGAAAGTGGTACGTGTGTATATTGACAATACCTCTCAGGTTTATATCGATAACCAACCGGTACAACTATGGGCGATCCAGAGCAAGTTAAGAGATCTATTACGTACATCGACAGAAAAGTCTGTACTGGTCATCTCTGATGATACGATCCCTGTAGAGACATTGATCGATGTAGTGGATGAGTGTCGTATGTCAGGGGCAAAAGATGTAGCTGTATCCACATCAAAAGAGATGGGATAA